The bacterium genomic interval GAGCATGGCCAGTCCGTTCCTCAGTGCGGAGGAGTACGACGAGCGCGCCCATCATTTGTTCAACGACGGGGATTACGACGCGGCGCTGGAGACCCTCAAGGAGGGGCTCAGGCTCTACCCGCACTCCGTCGAGCTCTACGTCGGCATGGGCTACACGCGGCTCGCCCGCGAGGAGTTCGCGTGGGCGAAGCAGGCGTTCGAGAAGGCGCTCGTCCTGGATCCGGACCACGAGGACGCACTGGTCGGCCTCGGCGAGGTCCTGTTGCGGCTGGGACGCCACGAGGAGGCGCTCGCCCTGTTCGATCGGGCGCGCCGCTCCGGCTGCGCCGACGACCTGGAGCTCATGCTCTCCATGGGCCGGGCCCTGTACCGCGAGCGGCTCTACGAGCAGGCCCGCGAGGTCTTCATGGACGCCGTCTCGCTCCGGCCCGATAGTGCGGAGGCCTACGCCGGCCTCGCCTATACGCTGCACCGCCTGGGCGACGACGCCGGCGCCCGTCGCAACCTGCGCCGCGCACTCAAGCTCGATCCCGAGCACCACGAGGCGCGCATCTACCTCGGCCATCTGCTTTACGACCGGGGCGACTGGGAGGGAGCGCTCCAGGCCTTCGAGCGCGTGCCGCCTTCGGAGCACTGGGACCCGGTCGCCCTCTGGCGACTCATCGAGCTGAAGCGCGCACTCCATGGCACCGAGCCGGGCGACCCGGAGCTGGTGCCCTGGGAGGCGCGGCTCGAGGAGCTCGAGGTGGAGCCGGACCCGCTCGATGAGCTGCTCGCCGAGATCGAGAACGGGGCGCTGGAGCCGTCGCAGCTCGAGCTGTTCGAGCGCGTGCGCCCGCCGGAGGCGGAACCGGAGCCGGAGGTGCACCGCGTCCGCACGCCGGATGGCAAGGTGTACACCGGCACCTGGCTGGACATCGTCCGTCAGCTCCGGGACGCGCGCGGCCTGCCTGGCGAGACCATTGCACAGTTCATGCGTCGCGAGGCGGAGCGTGAGCGTGCGCGGACCGGGATCGGGATCCCCAGCGACGAGCCGGAGGCGTTCATCCGGGCCAGCGCGCGTGCGGGGCTCCTGCGCATCGAACGCTGACCCATGATCGATCCTTCTCGCGTCCTCGAGCCGCTGGACGAGGCCGGGGACGCGATCGGACGGCTCAGGGATTACCGCACCCCGGAGCAGCTCGCCGATGCCGTCCGGGCGGTGTGGCAGGCGGTCGAGCGCACGCTCCGGCTGCTGCTCCGCTCGGACCGCGATGCGCCGGATGCGCTCCGGCTGACCGCTCTCTCACCCACCGAACTGCCGACCGACCGCCTCGTCCGCGCGCTGCGGGAGCGCGACCGCATCTCCATCGAGCTGGGCGGACTCGTTTCCGAGCTCGAGCGGGCGGCGCGACGCGCGGAGGCCGGCCAGCCACGCGCGGCGGACGCCGACCTCGCGCAGGCCGTGGTGGACCGGCTGCGGGCCGAGGTCCACGCGCTGGGCGAGGAGCCCGTACGCGAGGTCGCGCACCAGGCCGTCTCGCAACGGGCGCTGGATGAGCCCGCCACGCCCGTCCCGCCGCCGGCGCGCCAGCGCCGCGGCCTCCTCGTCGGCGTGGCGGTGGCCGTGGCAGCGCTCGTGCTCGTCTTCCTCGTCATCGGGCGCCTGGCCGACGGCACCGCCGACGCCATGGACGAGGCGGTCGCGGACTTCCGGGCCGGCCGGCTGGCGGAGGCGGAGGCGGGTTTCCGCACGGTGCTCGAACGCGATCCCGAGAACGTCACCGCGCTGCTCTACCTCGCCCGGATCCACCGGCGCGAGAACCGCCTCGAGGCCGCCGCCGACCGCCTCCGCGAGGCCGCGGCGCTGGCACCCGAAGACGCGGACGTGCGGCGCGAGCTGGGTCACCTCTTCATCCAGCTCGGCCGCGCCGAAGAGGGGATCCGGCAGTACCGCCGCGCCGTCGAGCTCGCGCCCGAGCAGGCCGCGAACTGGCTGGCGCTGATCCGCGCGCTCCGCGCCATCGGCAGCCCGGAAGCCGACGAGTGGCTGCGGCGCGCGCCGGCCGAGGTCCAGGCCGCTCTCGGGGGGCCTCCTGCTCCCGCTTGACGCTGCCACGGCCCGGTCCTATCTTCGGCGCGCTCCACAGACCGGAGCGGACCGATTGGCGAGAGGATCATCTGCACGGGACGGAGCGGCCCGTCCCTCACATTCTCGATTCCGGGAGGAGACGCCAATGCGCAGGACCGCCTGGATCACGCCTCTCTCGGTGCTGGCCTTCGCGGGCCTGGCCACCGTGGCGTGCCAGTCTCAGGATGCTCAGCAGCAGCAGCCCGCCGCGGCCCCGCAGGCCGAGGCCCCGCAGCAGGCGCAGGAGCCGGCTGCCTCCGTGGAGCTGCCGCCGGGGGTCACGCAGGAGATGGTCGCCCAGGGCAAGCAGATCTTCACATCGACCGGGTTGTGCTTCACCTGCCACGGCCCGGATGGGAAGGGGATGTCCGGCCTGGGCCCGAACCTCACGGACAACCAGTGGCTGAACGTCGATGGCTCGTACGACGCCATCGTCCAGGTGATCACGACGGGCGTGGCGCAGCCCAAGGAGGCCGCTTCGCCGATGCCGCCGATGGGGGGCGCGCAGCTCACGGATGAGCAGATCCGCGCCGTCGCGGCGTACGTCTACGCGCTCAGCCGCGGTGGAGCGTGAGCTCCTTCGACATGCTCTCCACGGGGCGCCTCCCACTGAGGCGCCCTTTCGTTTTGCTCGCGGCGGTGTGCGCACTCGCCGCGTGTGATCGCGCGGCCGTGCCCGAGCGCCCGCCCATCCTGGAGCTCGGCGCCGTCGTTGCCGAGCTCCCGCCGGGGGCGCGCGTGCACGAGGTCCGCGTCGGCGGCGCCGCGCCGGCCGCCGAGCTCGAGCCGGACACGGTCCGTGCACGTCCGGGCGACGTGGTCGGCTTCACCGCGGTCGCCCACGGCATGCACGCCGTCGCGTTCGACGCGCCGGCGCTCGCGCCCGAGGCCGGCGCCTTCCTCTCCGAGACGCGCCAGCTCCGCGGCCCGCCACTCGTCAAGGCGGGCGCCACGTGGGTCGTGTCGCTCGACGGCGCGCCGCCGGGCACGTATCCGTTCGTGTGCATCACCCACGGCGCGCGCGGCGTCCTCGTCGTCGAGCCGTGAGGGAGTCCCACGGCCTGGCGACAGCCGGCCGCCGGGCCGTATCTTTCCCGCCATGGCACGCATCGCTGTGATTCCCGGTGACGGCATCGGCACGGAGGTCACGCGCCAGGCCGTCAAGCTGCTCCGACTCTTCGCCACCGAGGCCCGGCTCCCGCTCGAACTCGTGGAGTGGGACCTGGGCAGCGAACGCTATCTGCGCACCGGATCCGCCATCACCACCGAGGAGATGGAGGATCTCCGGGCCAACTACGACGCGATCTTCCTCGGCGCGCTGGGCGATCCGCGCGTCCCGGACAACAGCCATATCCGCGCGATCCTGCTGGGTCTGCGGTTCCACCTCGACCTGTACGTGAACCTGCGGCCCGTCCGCCTCTTCGACGCATCGCTCTCGCCGTTGCGGGACGTGGAGCCCGAGGACGTGGACATCGTGATCGTCCGCGAGAACACCGAGGGCGTGTATGCGGGGCTGGGCGGCAACTTCAGGCGCGGGACGCCGGACGAGGTCGCCATCGAGGAAGACATCCACACCCGCAAGGGCGTCGAGCGCATCGTGCGCGCAGCGTTCGAGCACGCCCGCGCCAGCGGCCGTCACAAGGTTACGCTCGCCGACAAGGCCAACGCGATGCCGCACGTCGGCGACCTGTGGCGCCGTGTCTTCGCCGAGGTCGCGGCCGAGTACCCGGACATCGAGCACCACGCCATGTACATCGACGCGCTCGCCCTCGACCTCGTGCTGCACCCGGCGCGCTACGATGTGATCGTCACGTCCAACCTCTTCGGGGACATCCTGAGCGACCTCGCCGCCGCGCTCGCCGGCGGCCTCGGCCTCGCGCCGTCGGCCAACGTGCACCCGGGGCGCCACGCGATGTTCGAGCCGGTCCACGGCTCTGCGCCGGACATCGCCGGCACCGGGCGGGCCAATCCGCTGGCCGCCATTCTGACCGCGGCGATGATGCTGGACCATCTCGGCTACGCGCGGGAGGCGGCGCGGGTGGAGGCAGCGGTGCGCCGTTCCATCGCCGAGCGCCGGACCACGCCGGACCTCGGCGGCTCCCTCACCACGGACGAGGTCGGGGATTGGATCTGCGAGGCGGTCCGGGAAACCTGAGCACCGCGCCCGTGTAGGACGCGGGCGACCCACGACTCCGGGAGCGATCCATGGGGACCCAGGGCCACGAGACCGATGTCGTCTTCCTCTCCGGCCGCCGCACGCCGTTCGGGAGCTTCGGCGGCAGCCTGAGGGGGTTCACCGCGACGGACCTGGGCGTCCACGCCGCCCGCGCCGCGCTCGAGAGCGCCGGCGTGCCGGCCGATGCCGTGGACCACGTGATCTTCGGCAACGCGCTCCAGACCTCCGCGGACGCGATCTACCTCGCCCGCCACATCGGGCTGCGCGCCGGCATCCCCATCGAGGTCCCGGCGCTCACCATCAACCGCCTCTGCGGCTCTGGCTTCCAGGCCATCGTCAGCGGCGCGCAAGAGATCCTGCTCGGCGAAGCGAACGTGGTGCTGGCGGGGGGCACGGAATCCATGAGCCAGGCGCCGCACGTCGTGCGCGGCGCGCGCTGGGGCGACCTGCGGCTGGGCGACGCGGGCGGCATGTTCGAGGACGCGCTCTGGGCCGCGCTCACCGACACGCAGTGTCGCCTCTCGATGGCGCAGACCGCGGAAGAACTCGCGGCCCGCTACGGCGTCACGCGGGAGGAGGCGGACGAGGTCGCCTACCGCTCGCAGATGCGGGCGAAGCGTGCCTGGGACGAGGGTCGCTTCGATGCCGAGGTCGCGCCCATCACGATCCGCACGCGGAAGGGCGAGGTCGAGTTCCGGGTGGATGAGCACATCCGGCCCGACACCACCCGCGAGGGCCTTGCCGCGCTGAAGCCGTACTTCAGGGCCGACGGCCTGGTGACCGCCGGGAACGCGAGTGGCATCGGCGATGGCGCCGCGGCGGTGGTGATCGCCAACGCCGAGTGGGCGGCGGCCCATGGCTTGAAGCCCATCGGTCGGTTGGTGTCCTGGGGCGTTGCGGGCGTCGAGCCGGCGATCATGGGCATCGGCCCCGCGCCCGCGAGCCGCAAGGCGCTGGAGAAGGCGGGGCTCACCCTCGACGATATGGACCTCGTCGAGGTCAACGAGGCGTTCGCCCCGCAGTTCGCGGCGGTGGCGCGGGAGCTCGGCCTCGACCCGGAGCGCACCAACGTCAACGGCGGGGCCATCGCACTCACCCATCCGCTCGCCGCGTCCGGCACGCGGATCACCGTCCACCTCCTTCACGAGCTGCGCCGTCGGGGCGGCCGCTACGGCCTCGGCACCGCCTGCATCGGCGGGGGGCAGGGCATCGCGGTCGTGGTGGAGGCGCTCGCCTGACGGCGTCGGCGCCGCACCGGCTCGCCGTCGCCTGGCACGGAGCTTGACCCCTCGGCCCACGGTGCCGTGGACCGTCCACGGCCGCGTCGAGGAAGGGGATGGGCTCCGCTCGTTCGCGACCACTGCTCCTCGCGGCAACGGCCCTGCTCATCGCCTGCGGCGCCCCGCAGGCCGGGGAGCAGGACATCGCCCCCGTGCGCGAATGGCGCATCGGCACGGCGGAGCACATCGCCCTCTGGTATCACGGGCTCGCCTACACGGCGCGGGCGGCGGACGCGTCCGCAGCGCCCACGCGGGCGCCGGACGGCCAGCGTGCCGACACACTGCCGCCGCTCCCGCTCTACCGGCCGGGATACGTGGACAGCATGACGGCCCTGAAACGGGCCGCAGGCGTCTTCCCCACGGAGCTGGACGAGCGGGCCGACGAGTTCGCCCGGGAGTTCGAAGGCGAGGACGCGTACTCGGCGCTGCACTTCCTGCCGCTCTACTTCCGCGATGGGGACGCCCTCTTCGGCGCGATCCGGGTGTGGCACCAGGCCGGCGGCGACCCGCGGCGCGTCGGCGGTGCTGCGGCGCAGGCGGTCGCGTTCCTCTCGGCGCTGTTCCGCACGGAGCGCCAGCGCAACACCGTCGCCGCGTGGGCCAACGTGCTGCAAGCGGAGTCCCGCGTCTTCTACCACGAACACTGGCAGACCCGCGAGCCCGCGCTCGCCGCGCTCGACAGCGCCG includes:
- a CDS encoding 3-isopropylmalate dehydrogenase, translating into MARIAVIPGDGIGTEVTRQAVKLLRLFATEARLPLELVEWDLGSERYLRTGSAITTEEMEDLRANYDAIFLGALGDPRVPDNSHIRAILLGLRFHLDLYVNLRPVRLFDASLSPLRDVEPEDVDIVIVRENTEGVYAGLGGNFRRGTPDEVAIEEDIHTRKGVERIVRAAFEHARASGRHKVTLADKANAMPHVGDLWRRVFAEVAAEYPDIEHHAMYIDALALDLVLHPARYDVIVTSNLFGDILSDLAAALAGGLGLAPSANVHPGRHAMFEPVHGSAPDIAGTGRANPLAAILTAAMMLDHLGYAREAARVEAAVRRSIAERRTTPDLGGSLTTDEVGDWICEAVRET
- a CDS encoding acetyl-CoA C-acyltransferase; its protein translation is MGTQGHETDVVFLSGRRTPFGSFGGSLRGFTATDLGVHAARAALESAGVPADAVDHVIFGNALQTSADAIYLARHIGLRAGIPIEVPALTINRLCGSGFQAIVSGAQEILLGEANVVLAGGTESMSQAPHVVRGARWGDLRLGDAGGMFEDALWAALTDTQCRLSMAQTAEELAARYGVTREEADEVAYRSQMRAKRAWDEGRFDAEVAPITIRTRKGEVEFRVDEHIRPDTTREGLAALKPYFRADGLVTAGNASGIGDGAAAVVIANAEWAAAHGLKPIGRLVSWGVAGVEPAIMGIGPAPASRKALEKAGLTLDDMDLVEVNEAFAPQFAAVARELGLDPERTNVNGGAIALTHPLAASGTRITVHLLHELRRRGGRYGLGTACIGGGQGIAVVVEALA